A single region of the Malaclemys terrapin pileata isolate rMalTer1 chromosome 2, rMalTer1.hap1, whole genome shotgun sequence genome encodes:
- the LOC128830786 gene encoding maestro heat-like repeat-containing protein family member 1 yields MTPALEPELETHLLRAALHAVFTLGMEKDTAQVQDLPRVLPDLLDAMLGNLLAESPDTDRLQYILEHINYWIVSRVPRERARAVKSSTALLRFTITLPEFDISDL; encoded by the exons atgacacctgccctggagccagagctggagacccacctcctccgagctgccctgcacgccgtcttcaccctgggcatggagaaggacaccgcccaagtgcag gatctgcctagggtcttgccagacctcctggacgccatgctggggaacctgctggcagagtccccagacaccgacaggctccagtacatcttggag cacattaactactggatcgtgtccagggtgccgcgagagagagccagggccgttaagagcagcacggccctgctcagattcaccatcaccctccctgagtttgacataagtgacctctga